From Xiphophorus couchianus chromosome 4, X_couchianus-1.0, whole genome shotgun sequence, a single genomic window includes:
- the LOC114142827 gene encoding transcriptional repressor CTCF-like gives MEGEVVSMESAQAAALGADGKVLPEGGEALIQAAQGEVAGDMNMMVMDALDPTLLQMKTEVLEGGGTVTVTGGDEGQIITLQVVNMEEQAGAALGLGQLQLVQVPVTTTTVEGLQATFVEASGANKDAEPVICHTLPLPEGFQVVKVGANGEVETVEQEELQAAHDELQATQEEEEEDDEVVEPEAAVPQQEDPEWSKDPDYQPIAAIRKGKKGKKSRLRYAEGDRDMDVSVYDFEEEQQEGLLSEVNAEKVVGNMKPPKPTKIKKKGVKKTFQCELCSYTCPRRSNLDRHMKSHTDERPHKCHLCGRAFRTVTLLRNHLNTHTGTRPHKCTDCDMAFVTSGELVRHRRYKHTHEKPFKCSMCDYSSVEVSKLKRHIRSHTGERPFQCSLCSYASRDTYKLKRHMRTHSGEKPYECYICHARFTQSGTMKMHILQKHTENVAKFHCPHCDTVIARKSDLGVHLRKQHSFIETGKKCRYCDAVFHERYALIQHQKTHKNEKRFKCDQCDYCCRQERHMIMHKRTHTGEKPFACSQCEKTFRQKQLLDMHFKRYHDPNFVPTAFVCSKCSKTFTRRNTMLRHAENCMGEAGGDENGDPSPKKGRRGRKRKMQSRRDDDDDDEDNTEGELDEVEDEEDEMLDEIEVEQAEPVVPIPAPVEPPVKRKRGRPPKNKPDPAAIIRVEDEVTGEVDDIIVKKEVGAEQEEGTMEEVVVGGVKSTIQLEELSQVEGAEVQMSEAPPNGDLTPEMILSMMDR, from the exons ATGGAGGGCGAGGTTGTTTCCATGGAGTCGGCTCAGGCCGCTGCCCTGGGCGCTGACGGAAAGGTCCTACCGGAGGGCGGAGAAGCTCTGATACAAGCAGCGCAGGGAGAAGTGGCTGGTGACATGAACATGATGGTGATGGACGCGCTGGATCCCACTCTGCTGCAGATGAAAACAGAAGTGTTGGAGGGAGGCGGCACGGTGACGGTTACCGGGGGAGACGAGGGTCAGATCATCACACTTCAG GTGGTGAATATGGAGGAGCAGGCCGGTGCCGCGTTAGGTCTCGGTCAGCTTCAGCTGGTGCAAGTCCCGGTCACAACAACAACTGTAGAGGGGCTCCAGGCCACTTTTGTTGAGGCATCAGGAGCTAACAAGGATGCAGAACCTGTTATCTGCCACACCCTTCCTTTGCCTGAGGGCTTCCAG GTTGTAAAAGTGGGAGCGAATGGTGAGGTGGAGACTGTAGAGCAGGAAGAGCTCCAAGCAGCCCACGATGAGCTCCAAGCAacacaggaggaggaagaggaagatgacgAAGTGGTTGAACCTGAAGCTGCTGTCCCTCAGCAAGAAGACCCAGAATGGTCAAAGGATCCAGATTACCAGCCCATCGCTGCTATCCGCAAAGGGAAAAAGGGCAAAAAGAGCCGACTTCGGTATGCAGAAGGAGATCGGGACATGGATGTTTCTGTGTACGACTTTGAGGAAGAACAGCAGGAGGGGCTCCTGTCAGAGGTCAATGCTGAGAAGGTTGTGGGCAATATGAAGCCTCCAAAGCCCACCAAGATCAAGAAAAAAG GTGTGAAGAAAACTTTCCAGTGTGAGCTCTGTAGCTACACCTGTCCAAGACGTTCTAATCTGGATAGACACATGAAGAGCCACACTGACGAGCGGCCGCACAAATGTCACCTGTGTGGCAGAGCCTTCAGAACAGTCACGCTGCTGAGGAaccacctgaacacacacacag gCACCCGGCCACACAAATGCACAGATTGTGACATGGCGTTTGTGACCAGTGGAGAGTTGGTGCGTCATCGTcgctacaaacacacacatgagAAACCCTTCAAGTGTTCAATGTGCGACTATTCCAGTGTGGAG gtGAGCAAGTTGAAACGGCACATCCGCTCTCATACTGGGGAGCGGCCGTTCCAGTGCAGTCTTTGCAGCTACGCCAGCAGAGACACCTACAAGCTGAAAAGACACATGAGGACACATTCAG gGGAGAAGCCGTACGAGTGTTACATCTGCCACGCCCGTTTCACACAGAGCGGCACCATGAAGATGCAcattctgcagaaacacacagaaaacgtGGCCAAGTTCCACTGCCCCCACTGCGATACGGTGATCGCTCGCAAGAGTGATCTAG GTGTTCACTTGCGGAAGCAGCACTCGTTTATCGAGACAGGGAAGAAATGTCGTTACTGCGACGCTGTGTTTCACGAGCGCTACGCTCTGATCCAACACCAGAAGACTCACAAGAACGAGAAACGTTTCAAGTGCGACCAGTGTGATTACTGCTGCAGACAG GAGCGCCACATGATTATGCACAAGCGTACACACACAGGGGAGAAGCCATTTGCCTGTAGCCAGTGTGAGAAGACTTTCCGTCAGAAGCAACTTCTGGACATGCACTTCAAGCGTTACCATGATCCAAACTTTGTTCCCACCGCCTTCGTCTGCAGCAAGTGTAGCAAGACCTTCACTCGCAGG AACACAATGCTGCGTCACGCAGAGAACTGCATGGGTGAAGCTGGTGGAGACGAAAACGGAGACCCGTCTCCCAAGAAGGGACGGCGTGGCAGAAAGAGGAAGATGCAGAGCAGAAGGGACGATGATGACGACGATGAGGATAACACTG AAGGAGAACTGGATGAAGTAGAAGACGAGGAAGATGAAATGCTAGATGAGATCGAAGTGGAACAAGCCGAACCAGTTGTCCCAATTCCTGCACCAGTTGAACCCCCGGTGAAGAGGAAACGTGGACGCCCCCCGAAGAACAAGCCTGACC ccgCTGCCATCATCCGTGTGGAGGATGAGGTCACAGGGGAGGTGGATGACATCATCGTGAAGAAGGAGGTCGGTGCGGAGCAGGAAGAGGGCACCATGGAGGAGGTGGTGGTTGGCGGCGTCAAGTCGACCATTCAGTTGGAGGAGCTGTCTCAGGTAGAAGGAGCGGAGGTGCAGATGAGCGAGGCCCCGCCCAACGGAGACCTGACCCCCGAGATGATCCTCAGCATGATGGACCGATGA